From the genome of bacterium:
AAATCCCTGATGGCTGTCGTTTCGATATCCTGGAAATCGTTGAAGATCCCGGCCGTGTATGGTTTTCGCTGGAAAAACAGCAGGTAGCGCGGCTGCCTTACATCCTGCTCAGATGTGACACAGTAACCGAACTCGAAATCGGCAAGATCACCCTCCCCTTTCAGGATCTGGTCGAAGAAGGCCGGATCGGGTGTCACATCCTCGAGGACCACGGAAGTGAACGGAAAGGGCAGAAGGCTGTGAGGTGTGTCCATTGAAGGTCTCCTGATTAAAGGCAGATGTTATCCCACGAGGAGTTTGTTGACAAGGGTCAGGAGCGAACATACTATGAAGCGTGAAGCGGTTGACTGTGAACCGTAAACTGTGCACTGCAAACCGGCGGAGCTACCCTTTTGGCCGATTACACACCGGAAGAGATACTGAATAAGAGAGGACGGGGTGAAAGCCTCGCGGGCGCCAACCTGGTCCGGATCTCCCTTCGTGGGGAGGACCTTTCAGGGATCGACCTTTCCGGGGCGAACCTGCAGTATGCGGATCTCACCGACGCGAACCTCTGCAAAGCCGACCTGACGGGAGCTGACCTGTCCTACGCCACCCTTAACGGCACCCGTCTCGAAGCCGCCAGGCTGTCTAGGAGTCAACTTGTCGGAGTCGAGATGACCGGTGCCGTTTTATCCGGATCGGATCTTGCGGGCGCGAACATGGACGACGCCAGGATCGGCAATTGCGACCTTGCCGGGGCTGTGCTCACCGGTGCCACGGTACGGCGGGCTTCCGGTGAAAAGGTCCACGCCCCGGGCGGCGTTTTCAACGAGGCCGACCTGGAGGAGGCACAGCTGCCGGAAGCCAATTTCCGTGGAGCGTCCATGATCAGGGCCAACCTGGCCAAGGCTGCGCTGGCAAAAGCGGATCTTTCAGGTTGCGACATGAAGGGGGCGATCCTGACGCGCGCAAACATGGAGGAATCAGTCCTCATGTCGGCCGGATTCGTGGAGGCCAGCCTCGTCAAGGCTAACCTCAAGGGCGTCCGCGCTGCCGGGGCGGATTTCACACTATCCAACCTCACG
Proteins encoded in this window:
- a CDS encoding pentapeptide repeat-containing protein, producing the protein MADYTPEEILNKRGRGESLAGANLVRISLRGEDLSGIDLSGANLQYADLTDANLCKADLTGADLSYATLNGTRLEAARLSRSQLVGVEMTGAVLSGSDLAGANMDDARIGNCDLAGAVLTGATVRRASGEKVHAPGGVFNEADLEEAQLPEANFRGASMIRANLAKAALAKADLSGCDMKGAILTRANMEESVLMSAGFVEASLVKANLKGVRAAGADFTLSNLTGSDLSGGSFTKSVFRGTEMSQTLLNVANFTECDLRYARLTYATAESSSFSKASFAAGNLSEAKFKKCQISGADLSGARMAGCSLLGSDLSGSNLRGADISRANVGGTNFSRSDMTGATIVGTDLADARLEGTKHPGG